The Anomalospiza imberbis isolate Cuckoo-Finch-1a 21T00152 chromosome 7, ASM3175350v1, whole genome shotgun sequence genome has a window encoding:
- the DDX18 gene encoding ATP-dependent RNA helicase DDX18 codes for MSVPAAASNLPMRLLRRKIHKRNLKLRQRNLKLRAAQGAVPSPSEAASQGSPEEEEVEEAAVPEVGAAAEEGAEPADAAGPRSGEKKKKKKKKRKAVANGEDDTETKKAKTEDDESAEVEDGDKQDSGEKEVEEEEDEVPSLPLGVTGAFEDNSFASLAGCVSENTLKGINDMGFTHMTEIQHKSIKPLLEGRDILAAAKTGSGKTLAFLIPAVELIYKLKFMPRNGTGVIILSPTRELAMQTYGVLKELMNHHVHTYGLIMGGSNRSAEAQKLGNGINIIVATPGRLLDHMQNTPGFMYKNLQCLVIDEADRILEVGFEEEMKQIIKLLPKRRQTMLFSATQTRKVEDLAKISLKKEPLYVGVDDNKETATVDGLEQGYVVCPSEKRFLLLFTFLKKNRKKKLMVFFSSCMSVKYHYELLNYIDLPVLAIHGKQKQTKRTTTFFQFCNAESGILLCTDVAARGLDIPEVDWIVQYDPPDDPKEYIHRVGRTARGINGRGHALLILRPEELGFLRYLKQARVPLSEFEFSWSKISDIQSQLEKLIEKNYFLHKSAQEAYKAYIRAYDSHSLKQIYDVNNLDLPKVCLSFGFKVPPFVDLNVNSNHGRRLQKRGGGGGFGYQKSKNVHKAKIFKHISKKPDNRQFSR; via the exons ATGTCGGTGCCGGCTGCTGCCAGCAACCTGCCCATGCGGCTGCTCCGCAGGAAGATCCACAAGCGCAACCTGAAGCTGCGACAGCGCAACCTGAAGCTGCGGGCGGCCCAGGGGGCAG TGCCCTCGCCGAGCGAGGCGGCTTCTCAGGGATCcccggaggaggaggaggtggaggaggcgGCGGTGCCAGAGGTGGGTGCAGCGGCCGAGGAGGGCGCGGAGCCTGCGGACGCAGCCGGACCCCGCAGcggggaaaagaagaaaaagaagaagaaaaagagaaaagcagtggCCAACGGAGAAGATG ATACAgaaaccaaaaaagcaaaaactgaAGACGATGAATCTGCAGAGGTAGAAGATGGAGATAAGCAGGACTCTGGAGAGAAAGAagtggaagaggaggaagatgaagTGCCCAGTTTGCCACTAGGTGTAACAG GTGCTTTTGAAGACAATTCCTTTGCTTCCCTGGCTGGTTGTGTCAGTGAGAATACATTGAAAGGCATAAACGACATGGGGTTTACACACATGACCGAGATTCAACATAAAAGTATTAAGCCTCTTCTGGAAGGCAG GGATATTTTAGCAGCTGCAAAAACAGGCAGTGGAAAAACACTTGCGTTTCTCATTCCTGCAGTCGAGCTCATCTACAAGCTGAAATTCATGCCTAGGAATG GAACGGGTGTTATTATTCTTTCTCCTACTCGAGAGCTGGCTATGCAAACCTACGGAGTTCTTAAAGAACTCATGAATCATCACGTTCATACCTATGGTCTGATAATGGGGGGCAGTAACAGATCAGCAGAAGCACAGAAGCTTGGAAATGGAATCAACATCATTGTAGCAACACCAGGAAGACTGCTGGATCATATGCAG AACACTCCAGGTTTCATGTACAAGAACTTGCAGTGTTTAGTAATTGATGAGGCAGATCGAATCTTGGAGGTTGGATTTGAAGAAGAAATGAAACAGATCATAAAACTTTTAccaa aGCGCAGACAGACGATGCTTTTCTCTGCCACACAAACCAGAAAGGTCGAAGATCTGGCAAAGATCTCTCTGAAGAAAGAGCCACTGTATGTTGGGGTTGATGATAACAAGGAGACAGCAACAGTAGATGGTCTGGAACAG GGTTATGTGGTGTGTCCATCTGAAAAAAGATTCCTTTTGCTCTTCACATTCCTCAAGAAGAACCGGAAGAAGAAACtgatggtatttttttcttcatgtatgTCAGTGAAGTACCACTATGAATTACTCAACTACATTGATCTGCCTGTTTTGGCCATTCAT gGTAAGCAGAAACAGACCAAACGTACTACAACATTTTTCCAGTTCTGTAATGCAGAGTCTGGAATACTGCTGTGCACTGATGTGGCTGCCAGAGGATTGGACATTCCTGAGGTTGACTGGATTGTCCAGTATGACCCTCCAGATGATCCAAAG GAATATATCCATCGTGTTGGTAGGACTGCCCGAGGAATAAATGGAAGAGGACATGCTCTGCTCATCTTACGACCAGAAGAACTGGGCTTCCTTCGTTATCTTAAACAAGCCAGG GTACCACTAAGTGAATTTGAATTTTCTTGGTCAAAAATCTCAGACATCCAGTCTCAG CTGGAAAAACTGATAGAGAAGAACTACTTCCTTCACAAGTCAGCCCAGGAGGCTTACAAAGCTTATATCAGAGCTTACGACTCCCATTCTCTGAAGCAGATCTATGATGTCAATAATTTGGATCTTCCAAAAGTCTGCCTTTCGTTTGGTTTTAAAGTTCCTCCATTTGTTGACCTCA ATGTGAACAGCAACCATGGCAGAAGACTACAGAAAAGAGGTGGAGGTGGGGGATTTGGCTACCAGAAATCAAAGAATGTCCACAAAGCAAAAATCTTCAAACACATCAGCAAGAAACCTGACAATCGGCAGTTTTCTCGTTAA